Below is a window of Candidatus Dadabacteria bacterium DNA.
CATCCACACGAGGAAACTGATGACGGCTATTCCGAAACTGGAAAACGCTATCGCCTTGTAGCCGAATATGGGCTTGCGGGAGAATGTGGGAAGGATTTCCGAGATAATGCCCATTCCCGGAATGATCATAATGTAAACCGCCGGGTGCGAGTAGAACCAGAAGAAGTTCTGCAAAAGAATGGGGTCTCCGCCCTTGGCGGGGTCAAAGAAACCGATGTCAAGCGTTCTCTCGGCAATCAGAAGCAGCAGGGTTATGCCGACCACCGGGGTCGCAAGCAACTGGAGAATTGATGTCGCGTAGGACGCCCATATAAACAGCGGCAGCCGCCCCCAGTTCATTCCGGGCGCTCTCATTTTGTGGATGGTAACGATGAAGTTCAGCCCCGTCAGGATTGATGAAAATCCCAGCACGAAGATTCCCGCCGTTATCAGTATGACGTTCGTGCCGGACTCCACGCTGTATGGCGCGTAAAACGTCCAGCCGGTGTCAACCGTGTCTCCGAGGAGCGCGTAAAGCAGAACCGCCGTTCCGGCAAGGTATATCCAGTAACTCGCTATGTTCAGTTTCGGGAACGCCACATCCCGCGCCCCTATCATCAGCGGTATCAGAAAGTTGCCGAAAGACGCCGCTATGCCCGGCACGATGAAGAAAAACACCATCACCGAGCCGTGAAGCGTGAACAGAACATTGTAGGTGTGCGGAGAAAACACATCGCTTTCCGGAGTGGCGAGTTCATAACGCATAAGGAGCGCCGCCACGCCCGCGAATATGAAGAAGAACAGCAGACTCACCAGATACATAAGCCCGATGCGTTTGTGGTCGGTTGTTGTAAGCCACTGCCAGAGCCCCGTTCCGCCGTGCGCGAAATAGGGAACCGTGTGTGAGCCGCCGTTTTCAGACATTGTGATTTTTCCTCCTCTCCGTCATTCCAGAGTCTTTACGTACTCAATTATATCCGACACCTCGGCCTCGGAGAGTATGCCCTTGAAAGAGGGCATAACCGGCTGGTATCCGGCGACCATCTTTACCTGCGGCTCGTAAATTGACTCTATGATGTAGTTCTCGTCCGCCCGCACTTCAGAGCCGTCCGTCAGTTTTTCCATCCTGCCGAAAAGCCCCTTGAAA
It encodes the following:
- the ctaD gene encoding cytochrome c oxidase subunit I → MSENGGSHTVPYFAHGGTGLWQWLTTTDHKRIGLMYLVSLLFFFIFAGVAALLMRYELATPESDVFSPHTYNVLFTLHGSVMVFFFIVPGIAASFGNFLIPLMIGARDVAFPKLNIASYWIYLAGTAVLLYALLGDTVDTGWTFYAPYSVESGTNVILITAGIFVLGFSSILTGLNFIVTIHKMRAPGMNWGRLPLFIWASYATSILQLLATPVVGITLLLLIAERTLDIGFFDPAKGGDPILLQNFFWFYSHPAVYIMIIPGMGIISEILPTFSRKPIFGYKAIAFSSFGIAVISFLVWMHHMFVSGISVLAAQVFSFITMLVAIPTAIKVFNWLATLYKGSILLASPMLYALSFIFLFTVGGLTGVFLGALAADVHLHDTYFVVGHMHYVMFGGTVMAFFGGLHYWFTKMFGRDFNEPVAKLAWLLVFVGFNLTFFIQHIMGTQGMPRRYASYPDEFLYGHLISTYGSWVLAVGIALMFANLLYCAFKGSKAGNNPYDSLSPEWDTVSPPPHGNFDEIPVFTDWTYGYGDKGEKK